One segment of Pseudomonas pohangensis DNA contains the following:
- the dprA gene encoding DNA-processing protein DprA gives MSAISPAELEARLRLHSLPDIGPRRFHRLIEAFGDAASAIAAPAAAWRALGLPAGCAEQRRSESIRLQAAAALRWLEQPGQQLMMWDNLAYPGLLAELNDAPPLLFVAGAPGILEQPQLAMVGSRRASRPGLDTAQSFARALAAGGFTITSGLALGIDGAAHQGALDVSGKTIAVLGTGLQQIYPARHAALAQRIVEGGGALVSELPLGSAAHASNFPRRNRIISGLSLGVLVVEASPASGSLITARLAAEQGREVYAIPGSIHHPGARGCHQLIRDGATLVESVEHILQALRGWQLGAAEPQSEPRTQPLSPLLKLLRAAPLTAEQLAGSLGWPLSQTLAALTELELGGQACCESGLWVFRRA, from the coding sequence ATGTCTGCAATTTCTCCCGCCGAACTTGAGGCGCGTCTGCGCCTGCACAGCCTGCCCGATATTGGTCCGCGGCGCTTTCATCGCCTGATTGAAGCTTTTGGTGATGCCGCCTCCGCGATCGCGGCACCTGCTGCGGCCTGGCGCGCACTGGGGCTGCCTGCCGGTTGTGCCGAGCAGCGCCGCAGCGAGTCGATACGGCTGCAGGCCGCCGCGGCCCTGCGCTGGCTTGAGCAGCCCGGCCAGCAGCTGATGATGTGGGATAACCTGGCGTATCCCGGCCTGCTAGCCGAGCTGAACGATGCCCCGCCGTTGTTATTTGTCGCCGGTGCGCCAGGGATTCTCGAGCAGCCACAGCTGGCCATGGTCGGTAGCCGGCGTGCCAGTCGCCCGGGGCTGGATACGGCACAGAGTTTTGCCCGTGCGCTGGCGGCCGGTGGTTTCACCATCACCAGTGGGCTGGCGCTGGGGATCGACGGTGCAGCGCATCAGGGCGCGCTGGATGTATCAGGCAAAACCATTGCTGTGCTGGGGACCGGCCTGCAGCAGATCTATCCTGCCCGGCACGCCGCTCTGGCGCAGCGCATTGTCGAGGGTGGCGGCGCCCTGGTATCCGAGTTGCCACTGGGCAGCGCAGCCCATGCGAGCAATTTTCCACGGCGCAATCGCATCATCAGTGGCTTGTCCCTTGGCGTACTGGTGGTAGAGGCGAGTCCGGCCAGTGGTTCTTTGATCACCGCGCGGCTGGCTGCGGAACAGGGCCGCGAGGTGTACGCCATTCCCGGTTCGATTCATCACCCCGGCGCGCGCGGTTGCCATCAGCTGATCCGTGACGGGGCGACGCTGGTGGAGAGCGTCGAGCACATACTGCAGGCGTTGCGCGGCTGGCAACTCGGTGCAGCAGAACCGCAGTCCGAACCGCGCACGCAACCATTGTCGCCATTGCTCAAGCTGCTGCGCGCCGCGCCACTGACGGCGGAACAGCTTGCGGGCAGTCTGGGCTGGCCGTTGAGCCAAACGCTGGCGGCCTTGACCGAGCTGGAACTGGGCGGACAAGCCTGTTGCGAGTCCGGACTGTGGGTGTTTCGCCGCGCCTGA
- a CDS encoding L-threonylcarbamoyladenylate synthase — MASQWQISRAARLVRAGGVIAYPTEAVWGLGCDPWNALAVERLLALKQRDPAKGLILVAAAIEQFDFLLDDLPERWLDRLASTWPGPHTWLVPHRQRLPGWISGEHDSVALRVSDHPLVCELCAACGPLVSTSANPAGRPAARSRLRVQQYFSAQLDGLLNGPLGGRKNPSTIRDLATAEVLRPA, encoded by the coding sequence ATGGCGAGTCAATGGCAAATAAGCAGGGCGGCGCGCCTGGTGCGTGCTGGCGGAGTAATCGCCTACCCGACCGAGGCGGTGTGGGGTCTGGGTTGTGATCCGTGGAATGCGCTCGCGGTGGAGCGCCTGCTGGCGCTTAAACAGCGCGATCCGGCCAAGGGTCTGATACTGGTGGCCGCGGCCATCGAGCAATTCGACTTTCTGCTGGATGATCTGCCCGAGCGCTGGCTGGATCGTCTGGCCAGTACCTGGCCGGGCCCGCATACCTGGCTGGTCCCGCATCGGCAGAGATTGCCTGGCTGGATCAGCGGTGAACACGACAGTGTGGCCTTGCGCGTCAGCGATCACCCCCTGGTGTGTGAGTTGTGCGCAGCCTGCGGGCCGCTGGTATCGACTTCAGCCAACCCGGCAGGCAGACCGGCTGCACGCAGTCGCTTGCGTGTGCAGCAGTATTTTTCCGCTCAGCTCGATGGCCTGCTGAACGGGCCGCTGGGTGGCCGCAAGAACCCCAGTACGATTCGTGATCTGGCGACGGCAGAGGTGCTGCGGCCTGCCTGA
- the hemF gene encoding oxygen-dependent coproporphyrinogen oxidase: protein MTERIEAVKAYLLDLQVRICTALENEDGRASFAEESWQRPAGGGGRTRVIGAGALIEKGGVNFSHVFGDSLPPSASAHRPELAGRTFQALGVSLVIHPENPHVPTSHANVRFFCAEKPGEEPVWWFGGGFDLTPYYAVEEDCVHWHQVARAACEPFGPGVYGRYKEWCDRYFHLKHRGEPRGIGGLFFDDLNEWDFDTCFAFMRAIGDAYIDAYLPIVQRRKLTPYGEREREFQAFRRGRYVEFNLVYDRGTLFGLQSGGRTESILMSLPPVVRWGYDWKPEPATAEARLTEYFLTDRDWLGLN, encoded by the coding sequence GTGACCGAGCGTATCGAGGCCGTAAAGGCTTATCTGCTGGATCTGCAAGTACGTATCTGTACCGCACTGGAAAATGAAGACGGCCGCGCCAGCTTCGCCGAGGAGAGCTGGCAGCGTCCTGCGGGTGGCGGTGGCCGCACCCGGGTTATTGGCGCTGGTGCGCTGATCGAAAAAGGCGGGGTGAATTTCTCCCATGTGTTTGGTGACTCCCTGCCGCCCTCGGCCAGTGCCCATCGCCCGGAACTGGCCGGGCGTACCTTTCAGGCGCTGGGCGTGTCTCTGGTGATTCATCCGGAAAATCCGCATGTACCGACGTCGCACGCCAATGTGCGGTTCTTCTGTGCGGAAAAACCGGGGGAGGAGCCGGTCTGGTGGTTCGGTGGCGGCTTTGACCTAACGCCCTACTACGCCGTCGAGGAGGATTGCGTACATTGGCATCAGGTGGCGCGTGCGGCTTGCGAACCCTTTGGTCCCGGGGTGTACGGGCGTTACAAGGAGTGGTGTGACCGTTACTTCCACCTCAAGCACCGCGGTGAACCGCGCGGGATTGGCGGATTGTTCTTTGATGACCTCAACGAGTGGGATTTCGACACCTGCTTCGCCTTCATGCGTGCGATTGGCGATGCCTATATCGATGCCTACCTGCCGATCGTGCAGCGCCGCAAGCTGACCCCTTACGGGGAGCGCGAGCGCGAGTTTCAGGCTTTCCGTCGCGGCCGCTATGTCGAGTTCAATCTGGTCTACGACCGCGGCACACTGTTCGGCCTGCAGTCCGGTGGTCGTACCGAATCAATTCTCATGTCATTACCGCCCGTGGTGCGCTGGGGCTATGACTGGAAGCCCGAACCCGCAACCGCGGAAGCGCGCCTGACCGAGTACTTTCTCACCGACCGCGACTGGCTGGGTCTGAACTAG
- the aroE gene encoding shikimate dehydrogenase yields the protein MDRYGVFGNPIAHSKSPLIHQLFAEQTGQVLSYETLLAPLDNFSGFARAFFASGGCGANVTVPFKQQAFRLADQLSPRARRAGAVNTLKKLETGALLGDNTDGAGLVRDLSGNAGIPLRGQRILLLGAGGAVRGVLEPLLAEHPAALVIANRTVEKAEQLAHEFADLGPVAASAYDWLDEPVDLIINGTSASLAGALPPLAASLVQPGHTCCYDMMYGREPTPFNHWASQLGARQTLDGLGMLVEQAAEAFFLWRAVRPQTAPVQERLRRQLQASG from the coding sequence ATGGATCGTTATGGCGTGTTTGGCAACCCGATTGCCCACAGCAAATCACCGCTGATACATCAACTGTTTGCCGAGCAGACCGGACAGGTGCTCAGTTATGAAACCCTGCTGGCGCCGCTGGACAACTTCAGCGGCTTTGCCCGTGCTTTTTTTGCCAGTGGCGGCTGCGGGGCAAACGTCACCGTGCCGTTCAAGCAACAAGCCTTCCGCCTGGCAGACCAGCTCAGCCCCCGCGCCCGCCGGGCCGGTGCGGTAAATACCCTGAAGAAGCTGGAAACTGGTGCCTTGCTGGGCGACAACACGGATGGTGCCGGTCTGGTCCGCGACCTCTCAGGCAATGCAGGAATCCCCTTGCGCGGCCAGCGCATCCTGTTACTCGGTGCTGGCGGTGCCGTGCGCGGGGTGCTTGAGCCCTTGCTGGCAGAGCATCCGGCAGCGCTGGTGATTGCCAATCGCACGGTGGAAAAGGCCGAGCAACTGGCCCATGAGTTTGCTGATCTTGGTCCGGTTGCGGCCAGTGCCTATGACTGGCTGGACGAGCCGGTCGATCTGATCATCAATGGCACGTCAGCCAGTCTCGCCGGAGCGCTGCCACCCCTGGCGGCAAGCCTGGTGCAGCCGGGGCATACCTGTTGTTACGACATGATGTATGGCCGTGAGCCAACCCCGTTCAACCACTGGGCCAGCCAGCTGGGCGCGCGCCAGACGCTGGATGGGCTGGGCATGCTGGTCGAGCAGGCGGCCGAGGCGTTTTTCCTCTGGCGTGCTGTGCGGCCACAGACGGCGCCGGTGCAGGAGCGCTTGCGCCGGCAGTTGCAGGCAAGCGGCTGA
- the ppk2 gene encoding polyphosphate kinase 2, with amino-acid sequence MADKAGRDFNGGSSDPDDELAPDWRHGGYPYKNRMSRKRYEQEKYHLQVELLKLQAWVKETGQKVVILFEGRDAAGKGGSIKRFMEHLNPRGSRIVALEKPTEVERGQWYFQRYVQHLPTAGEIVMFDRSWYNRAGVERVMGFCSEAEYLEFMRQAPEFERMLAHNNVHLIKFWFSVSQEEQRRRFKEREKHPLKQWKLSPIDLASLDKWDDYTKAKEAMFFYTDTADAPWTVIKSTCKKRARLNAMRYVLHKLPYTGKDLKQIDSLDPLIVGRANVVYERGEKVSDVPIL; translated from the coding sequence TTGGCCGACAAGGCGGGCCGGGATTTCAATGGCGGCAGCTCCGACCCGGATGACGAGCTGGCACCGGACTGGCGGCATGGCGGCTATCCCTACAAGAACCGCATGTCGCGCAAACGCTACGAGCAGGAGAAGTATCACCTGCAAGTCGAACTGCTCAAGTTGCAGGCCTGGGTCAAGGAAACCGGGCAGAAGGTGGTGATTCTGTTCGAGGGCCGGGATGCGGCGGGCAAGGGGGGCTCGATCAAGCGCTTCATGGAGCATCTGAATCCGCGTGGTTCACGCATCGTGGCGCTGGAAAAGCCTACCGAAGTCGAGCGCGGCCAGTGGTATTTCCAGCGTTATGTACAGCACTTGCCGACTGCCGGGGAGATCGTCATGTTCGACCGCTCCTGGTACAACCGTGCCGGGGTAGAACGGGTCATGGGCTTTTGCTCGGAGGCCGAGTATCTCGAATTCATGCGTCAGGCTCCGGAGTTCGAGCGCATGCTGGCGCACAACAATGTGCACCTGATCAAGTTCTGGTTCTCGGTCAGTCAGGAAGAGCAGCGCCGGCGCTTCAAGGAGCGCGAAAAACATCCACTCAAGCAGTGGAAGCTCAGCCCGATCGACCTGGCCTCGCTGGACAAGTGGGACGACTACACCAAGGCCAAAGAGGCGATGTTCTTCTACACGGATACCGCCGATGCGCCCTGGACGGTGATCAAGTCCACCTGCAAGAAACGCGCACGCCTGAATGCCATGCGCTATGTCCTGCACAAGCTGCCGTATACCGGCAAGGACCTGAAACAGATCGACAGTCTTGACCCGCTGATAGTCGGGCGTGCCAATGTGGTTTACGAACGCGGCGAAAAAGTATCGGACGTACCGATCCTCTGA
- the pbpG gene encoding D-alanyl-D-alanine endopeptidase, whose translation MKLRHFVLMLLCSSALIALPGLAATAAKTQQIASGSGLVIDLQTNQVLYASNPDWVAPIASVTKLMTAVVALDAKLPMDQQLPIIIRDVPEMRGVYSRVRIGSEISRKDMLQLALMSSENRAAASLAHHYPGGVKAFVAAMNTKAKALGMSHTHFVEPTGLSEKNVSTANDLVKLLKASQQYPLIGQYSTTREKTQSFRKPSYTLGFRNTNRLVYKPDWSIQLTKTGFTNEAGHCLVMRTRMDGRPVAFVVLDAYGKYTHMADANRLKKWLETGKVSPVPAAALSYKAQKLSQR comes from the coding sequence GTGAAGCTTCGACATTTCGTACTCATGCTGCTGTGCAGCAGCGCTTTGATCGCCTTGCCCGGTCTGGCGGCCACTGCCGCGAAGACCCAGCAGATTGCCTCCGGCAGCGGCCTGGTGATTGACCTGCAAACCAATCAGGTACTGTATGCCAGCAATCCTGACTGGGTGGCGCCGATCGCTTCGGTGACCAAGCTGATGACTGCGGTAGTGGCACTGGATGCCAAGCTGCCGATGGATCAGCAGTTGCCGATCATCATTCGCGACGTACCGGAGATGCGCGGGGTGTATTCGCGGGTACGCATTGGCAGTGAAATCAGTCGCAAGGACATGCTGCAGCTGGCACTGATGTCTTCGGAGAACCGTGCTGCTGCCAGTCTGGCGCATCATTATCCGGGTGGGGTCAAAGCTTTTGTCGCTGCCATGAATACCAAGGCCAAGGCACTGGGCATGAGCCATACCCATTTCGTCGAGCCGACCGGACTATCGGAAAAGAATGTGTCCACCGCCAATGACCTGGTCAAGCTGCTCAAGGCCAGTCAGCAGTACCCGTTGATCGGCCAGTACAGCACCACCCGCGAGAAGACCCAGAGCTTTCGCAAACCCAGTTACACGCTGGGTTTTCGCAATACCAACCGGCTGGTGTACAAGCCCGACTGGAGCATCCAGCTGACCAAGACCGGCTTTACCAATGAAGCCGGGCACTGTCTGGTGATGCGTACCCGTATGGACGGCCGCCCCGTGGCCTTCGTGGTGCTGGATGCCTACGGCAAGTACACCCACATGGCCGATGCCAACCGCCTGAAGAAGTGGCTGGAAACCGGCAAGGTCAGCCCGGTGCCGGCAGCGGCCTTGAGCTACAAGGCGCAGAAGCTTTCGCAGCGCTGA
- the trpA gene encoding tryptophan synthase subunit alpha → MSRLHTRFAELKQQNRAALVTFVTGGDPDYTTSLAILKGLPAAGADVIELGMPFTDPMADGPAIQLANIRALGKQQTLAKTLQMVREFREENSDTPLVLMGYFNPIHHYGVPRFVEDAKAAGVDGLIVVDLPPEHNEDLCDPAQAAGIDFIRLTTPTTDDQRLPTVLNGSSGFVYYVSVAGVTGAGAATMAHVEQAVARLRRHTELPLCIGFGIRTPEHAADVARRADGVVVGSALVDQIASATTQQQAIDGVLSLCRELAAGVRQARD, encoded by the coding sequence ATGAGCCGCCTGCACACGCGCTTTGCCGAACTGAAACAACAGAATCGTGCCGCCCTGGTCACCTTCGTCACCGGCGGCGATCCCGACTACACCACCTCGCTGGCGATCCTCAAGGGCCTGCCGGCCGCCGGTGCCGACGTGATCGAACTGGGTATGCCGTTTACCGATCCGATGGCCGACGGTCCGGCGATCCAGCTGGCCAACATCCGCGCGCTGGGCAAGCAGCAGACGCTGGCGAAAACCCTGCAGATGGTTCGCGAATTCCGTGAGGAGAACAGCGACACGCCGCTGGTGCTGATGGGCTACTTCAACCCGATCCACCACTACGGTGTGCCACGCTTTGTCGAAGACGCCAAGGCTGCCGGCGTCGACGGCCTGATCGTGGTCGACCTGCCGCCGGAACATAACGAAGACCTGTGTGATCCGGCCCAGGCTGCCGGCATCGACTTCATCCGCCTGACCACGCCGACCACCGATGACCAGCGCCTGCCCACCGTCCTCAACGGCAGCTCCGGGTTTGTCTATTACGTCTCGGTAGCCGGTGTGACCGGCGCCGGTGCGGCAACCATGGCTCATGTCGAGCAGGCCGTGGCCCGCCTGCGCCGCCACACCGAACTGCCACTGTGCATCGGTTTCGGCATCCGCACCCCTGAGCATGCCGCCGATGTAGCCCGCCGCGCCGACGGCGTGGTGGTCGGCTCGGCGCTGGTTGACCAGATTGCCAGCGCGACCACGCAACAGCAGGCGATTGATGGTGTACTCAGCCTGTGTCGCGAACTGGCTGCTGGAGTCCGTCAAGCAAGAGATTGA
- the trpB gene encoding tryptophan synthase subunit beta, whose amino-acid sequence MTSFRNGPDARGLFGHFGGQYVAETLMPLIHDLKREYDKAKTDPAFAEELKYFQRDYVGRPSPLYFAERLTEHCGGAKIYLKREELNHTGAHKINNCIGQILLARRMGKKRIIAETGAGMHGVATATVAARFGLQCVIYMGTTDIDRQQANVFRMKLLGAEVIPVVAGTGTLKDAMNEALRDWVTNVDSTFYLIGTVAGPHPYPELVRDFQAVVGKETREQLQEKEGRLPDSLVACIGGGSNAIGLFHPFLDEPGVQMIGVEAAGYGIETGKHAASLNGGEPGVLHGNRTFLLQDADGQIIDAHSISAGLDYPGIGPEHAWLHDVGRVEYTSITDHEALAAFHQCCRLEGIIPALESAHALAEVFKRAPNLPSDHLMVVNLSGRGDKDMQTVMHHMSEQEKHA is encoded by the coding sequence ATGACTTCATTTCGCAACGGCCCCGATGCCCGCGGCCTGTTCGGTCACTTCGGCGGCCAGTATGTTGCCGAAACGCTGATGCCGCTGATTCACGATCTCAAGCGTGAATACGACAAGGCCAAAACCGACCCGGCATTTGCCGAAGAGCTGAAATACTTCCAGCGCGACTATGTTGGCCGTCCCAGCCCGCTGTATTTCGCCGAACGCCTGACCGAGCACTGTGGCGGCGCAAAGATCTACCTCAAGCGCGAAGAGCTGAATCACACCGGTGCGCACAAGATCAACAACTGCATCGGCCAGATCCTGTTGGCCCGGCGCATGGGCAAGAAACGCATCATCGCCGAGACCGGCGCCGGCATGCATGGTGTGGCCACTGCCACCGTGGCCGCCCGATTCGGCCTGCAGTGCGTGATCTACATGGGCACCACCGACATCGACCGCCAGCAGGCCAACGTGTTCCGCATGAAGTTGCTCGGCGCCGAGGTAATCCCGGTGGTCGCCGGTACCGGCACCCTCAAGGATGCAATGAACGAAGCGCTGCGCGACTGGGTGACCAATGTCGACAGTACTTTTTACCTGATCGGTACCGTAGCCGGCCCGCATCCCTATCCGGAGCTGGTGCGCGACTTCCAGGCGGTGGTCGGCAAGGAAACCCGCGAGCAGCTGCAGGAGAAGGAAGGGCGCCTGCCCGATTCGCTGGTCGCCTGCATCGGCGGCGGTTCGAATGCCATCGGCCTGTTCCATCCGTTCCTCGACGAACCGGGCGTACAGATGATCGGCGTCGAAGCAGCCGGTTACGGCATCGAAACCGGCAAGCATGCCGCCAGCCTGAACGGTGGTGAGCCGGGCGTGCTGCATGGCAACCGCACCTTCCTGCTGCAGGACGCCGATGGCCAGATCATCGACGCCCACTCGATTTCCGCCGGTCTCGACTACCCCGGCATCGGCCCCGAGCACGCCTGGTTGCACGATGTCGGCCGTGTCGAGTACACCTCGATCACCGACCACGAAGCACTCGCTGCCTTTCACCAGTGCTGCCGCCTGGAAGGCATCATCCCGGCGCTGGAAAGTGCCCATGCGCTGGCTGAAGTATTCAAGCGCGCCCCGAACCTGCCCAGTGACCACCTGATGGTGGTCAACCTGTCTGGCCGTGGCGATAAAGACATGCAGACTGTAATGCACCACATGAGCGAACAGGAGAAGCACGCATGA
- a CDS encoding LysR family transcriptional regulator, with the protein MTRELPPLNALRAFEAAARLQSISLAAAELHVTHGAVSRQIRVLEEHLGTSLFGKEGRGVKLTDAGRRLRDTAFDVFERLRSTCTELRQAGDAPFVLGCPGSLLARWFIPRLDRLNRDLPELRLQLSASEGELDPQRGDVDATLCFATPPWPTGMRVNELAAERIGPVISPQHPRFAELAMLAPVQLMAEPLLHTASRPQAWPQWVQLNGLDSADLHPGQGFEHLYYLLEAAVAGLGIAIAPEQLVADDLAAGRLQAPWGFVETPARLCFSSRARNPDPRCARLLDWLAAELQR; encoded by the coding sequence ATGACTCGAGAACTGCCCCCGCTGAATGCCTTGCGCGCCTTTGAAGCGGCTGCCCGTCTGCAGAGCATCAGTCTTGCTGCTGCTGAATTGCATGTTACCCATGGGGCGGTGAGCCGACAGATCCGGGTGCTGGAAGAACACCTCGGAACAAGCCTGTTCGGCAAGGAAGGACGCGGCGTAAAACTCACCGATGCCGGCAGGCGGCTGCGGGATACCGCCTTCGATGTTTTCGAGCGTTTACGTAGCACCTGCACCGAGCTCCGGCAGGCTGGTGATGCGCCGTTTGTGCTGGGTTGTCCGGGCAGCTTGCTGGCGCGCTGGTTTATTCCGCGTCTGGACCGGCTTAACCGTGATCTGCCGGAGTTGCGCTTGCAGCTCTCGGCCAGTGAGGGCGAGCTGGATCCGCAGCGCGGTGATGTGGATGCCACCCTGTGTTTTGCCACACCACCCTGGCCGACGGGCATGCGGGTAAATGAGCTGGCTGCCGAGCGCATCGGTCCGGTCATCAGTCCGCAGCATCCGCGCTTTGCCGAGCTCGCCATGCTTGCGCCAGTCCAGCTGATGGCGGAGCCGCTGCTGCATACCGCCTCGCGACCGCAGGCCTGGCCGCAATGGGTGCAGCTCAACGGCCTGGACAGCGCGGACTTGCATCCGGGCCAGGGTTTCGAACATCTGTACTACCTGCTGGAGGCGGCGGTGGCCGGCCTTGGCATCGCCATTGCGCCCGAGCAGCTGGTAGCGGACGATCTGGCGGCAGGACGCTTGCAGGCCCCCTGGGGTTTTGTCGAGACGCCGGCGCGGCTGTGCTTCAGCAGTCGGGCGCGAAATCCGGACCCGCGTTGCGCGCGTTTGCTGGACTGGCTTGCCGCGGAGCTGCAACGATGA
- a CDS encoding OmpP1/FadL family transporter — protein MAIHFPKQRLCIGVLLGLGAASVQAGGLMLYETGTDNTGLANAGAAARAQGPGTIASNIAGMSYLEGTQVTGGLQAMFGNFEVDYDAGTNVPGSNSGNSVEFIPGASFFISQQMDERWTLGFGTYSNFGLSENYNNDWSGRYYVQNATIGGLSLVPAAAFKIDDQWSVGIGLQAMYGILNAELAIDNHPEDLRNKQDGQLKYRDEDWGFGGNAGVIYAPREGTRIGLSYTSEIDLNFEDGLDLRGADQVYQPLNGVKTKIDATVPQTVTLSLYQQINPRWAMLASTNWQQWSQFGEIYVQLDTENKRTTTLDEGYDDTWHLSVGSQYQATDKLLWNMGVAYDSSAVSDSKRGWVVPMQDAWRLGTGLTYALDAQTDLNFSYSLVWMGDMPVSQSKSQPASDPAQVSGSFDNAWLQAVSSSMTWRF, from the coding sequence ATGGCCATTCACTTCCCCAAACAGCGTCTTTGCATCGGTGTGTTGCTGGGTCTTGGTGCGGCATCCGTGCAAGCCGGCGGGCTGATGCTGTATGAAACCGGCACGGACAACACCGGTCTGGCCAATGCCGGTGCCGCTGCCCGCGCCCAGGGGCCGGGCACCATTGCCAGCAACATTGCCGGTATGAGTTATCTTGAGGGCACCCAGGTCACGGGTGGCCTACAGGCTATGTTCGGTAATTTTGAAGTTGACTACGATGCAGGCACCAATGTGCCGGGTAGCAATAGTGGCAACTCGGTGGAATTTATTCCGGGCGCCAGTTTCTTCATCAGCCAGCAAATGGACGAGCGCTGGACTCTTGGCTTTGGCACCTACAGTAACTTCGGTCTGAGCGAGAACTATAACAACGACTGGTCCGGTCGCTATTACGTGCAGAATGCCACCATTGGCGGTTTGTCCCTGGTTCCCGCTGCGGCCTTCAAGATTGATGACCAGTGGTCGGTCGGCATTGGCCTGCAGGCCATGTACGGCATACTCAATGCCGAGCTGGCGATCGACAATCACCCGGAAGATCTTCGTAACAAGCAGGACGGTCAGCTCAAATACCGCGATGAAGACTGGGGTTTTGGCGGCAATGCCGGGGTGATCTACGCACCGCGCGAAGGAACCCGCATCGGTCTCAGTTACACCAGCGAGATCGACCTGAACTTTGAAGACGGGCTGGACTTGCGAGGGGCCGATCAGGTCTATCAACCACTCAATGGCGTGAAAACCAAGATTGATGCAACGGTACCGCAGACGGTCACACTCAGCCTGTACCAGCAGATCAACCCGCGCTGGGCCATGCTGGCCAGTACCAACTGGCAGCAGTGGTCGCAGTTTGGTGAGATCTACGTGCAGCTGGATACCGAAAATAAACGCACGACCACCCTCGATGAAGGTTACGACGACACCTGGCATCTGTCGGTGGGCAGCCAGTATCAGGCAACCGACAAGCTGTTGTGGAATATGGGTGTGGCCTATGACAGTTCGGCAGTCTCCGACAGCAAGCGAGGCTGGGTTGTGCCGATGCAGGATGCCTGGCGGCTGGGTACCGGCCTGACCTATGCGCTGGATGCGCAAACCGACCTGAACTTCAGCTATTCCCTGGTGTGGATGGGCGACATGCCGGTTTCCCAGAGCAAGTCGCAGCCTGCCAGTGACCCGGCGCAGGTTTCCGGCAGCTTCGATAACGCCTGGCTTCAGGCCGTTAGCAGCAGCATGACCTGGCGCTTCTAG
- a CDS encoding OmpP1/FadL family transporter, which yields MHKQPRFALSLLALICSAQVQAGGLLLYGPSLDNAALSNAGVAARAQGPDTISGNIAGLTYVKGTQVNAGAAVLFGEIKPDLDQTNQTGGNGDNALHPIAGPMAYISHQLDEQWTVGFGSYGDFGDAINYDNDWAGRYMIQNAKLLGASLVPSVAYKLNDEWSFGLGLRAMYGMVQLQLGVANDRPGFTCMASSPFPIIGGGTPGNCPGPDGQAKYQDETWGYGGNAGVIYSPQEGTRIGLAYTSQVDLDFDDNIKLKGVGGGQLIDVGDRETKLKATVKVPQTATLSLFQQLDEQWAFLASANWQDWSEFSTIDLKVDQFGVDTNADLHWDDTYHGSVGLQYQATADWLWNVGVGYDTSAVDDNDRIWGLPVTDTTRLGIGTVVALDEATSLHVSYMFTWLGDVDVSEHRHEPGDVNYKVASGKLNNAYVQYLGAGATMKF from the coding sequence ATGCACAAGCAACCCAGATTTGCCCTCAGTTTGCTGGCACTCATCTGCAGTGCGCAGGTGCAGGCCGGCGGCCTGCTGCTTTACGGTCCTTCGCTGGATAACGCGGCGCTATCCAATGCCGGCGTGGCGGCCCGGGCACAGGGTCCGGACACCATTTCCGGCAATATTGCCGGGCTTACCTACGTCAAGGGTACCCAGGTCAATGCGGGTGCTGCCGTACTCTTCGGCGAGATCAAGCCTGATCTGGATCAAACCAACCAGACGGGAGGTAACGGCGACAATGCACTGCATCCAATCGCCGGCCCCATGGCTTATATCAGTCACCAGCTCGACGAACAGTGGACCGTCGGCTTTGGCTCTTATGGCGATTTCGGCGATGCGATCAATTATGACAACGACTGGGCCGGACGCTACATGATCCAGAATGCCAAGCTGCTTGGTGCATCGCTGGTGCCCAGCGTGGCGTACAAGCTGAATGATGAATGGTCGTTCGGGCTGGGCTTGCGGGCGATGTACGGCATGGTGCAATTGCAGTTGGGAGTGGCCAATGACCGACCTGGATTCACTTGCATGGCCTCGTCACCCTTTCCCATCATCGGAGGTGGCACTCCTGGAAATTGTCCGGGGCCAGACGGCCAGGCGAAATATCAGGATGAGACCTGGGGCTATGGCGGCAATGCCGGGGTGATCTATTCGCCGCAGGAAGGCACGCGTATCGGTCTGGCCTACACCAGCCAGGTGGATCTGGACTTCGATGACAACATCAAGCTCAAGGGCGTAGGAGGTGGGCAGCTTATTGATGTGGGCGATCGCGAAACTAAACTCAAGGCAACCGTCAAGGTGCCGCAAACCGCAACCCTGAGCCTGTTCCAGCAGCTGGATGAGCAGTGGGCCTTTCTCGCTAGTGCCAACTGGCAGGACTGGTCGGAGTTCAGCACCATTGACCTGAAGGTCGACCAGTTCGGTGTGGATACCAACGCCGACCTGCACTGGGACGATACCTACCATGGTTCGGTCGGCCTGCAATATCAGGCCACGGCGGACTGGCTATGGAATGTCGGGGTTGGCTATGACACCTCGGCGGTGGATGACAACGATCGTATCTGGGGGCTGCCGGTCACCGACACCACGCGCTTGGGCATCGGTACGGTGGTGGCGCTGGATGAAGCAACCAGCCTCCATGTGAGTTACATGTTTACCTGGCTGGGTGATGTGGATGTCAGCGAACATCGCCACGAGCCGGGTGATGTCAACTACAAGGTCGCTAGCGGCAAGCTGAATAATGCCTATGTGCAGTATCTGGGTGCCGGCGCGACGATGAAGTTCTGA